A section of the Microscilla marina ATCC 23134 genome encodes:
- a CDS encoding efflux RND transporter permease subunit: AHSVYNYAQLLVNTTSSQATEELIKEYSKKYEGYFPDAHIKWKQLNMSAAKAPIEVRISGDSIPLLKQTAAKVSSLLKQTPKVTWVRDDFAEARQAVEVNLLRERANRLGLSKTMLSTSLAIGMQGLPVVTLWEGDYPVQVVLIQDKDRRDEVKDIGDQYITSPMTFASMPIRAVTELKPEWTEGQIIRRNGVKTLTVRADVAFGTIPSDVFKKLKPQLEALALPEGVQIAHGGEYESSWENYIPMGLSMLTSVVAIFLILLFQFKRVKLATLIMSTMPLSIFGATLGLQLTGYPFGFTAFMGLISLMGIVVRNGIILVEYAEELFAKGDLTIKEAALSAGKRRMRPIFLTSAAAAIGVVPMILSGSPLWGPLGTVICFGLTFSMILTLFVLPVLYWLFFYKRVNSQETGVGS; encoded by the coding sequence GAGCACATTCCGTCTATAACTACGCCCAGTTGTTGGTCAATACCACCTCTAGCCAAGCCACCGAGGAGTTGATCAAAGAATACTCGAAAAAATATGAAGGTTATTTTCCCGATGCCCACATCAAGTGGAAACAGTTGAATATGTCGGCAGCCAAGGCACCCATCGAGGTACGTATTTCGGGCGATAGCATTCCCTTGCTCAAGCAAACCGCCGCCAAGGTGAGTAGCTTGCTCAAACAAACTCCTAAGGTAACTTGGGTGCGCGATGATTTTGCCGAAGCCCGCCAAGCAGTAGAAGTCAATTTATTGCGCGAACGCGCCAACCGATTGGGCTTAAGCAAAACGATGTTGTCTACCTCGCTTGCCATAGGCATGCAAGGTTTGCCTGTCGTAACTCTTTGGGAGGGTGACTACCCAGTGCAGGTGGTGCTTATTCAGGACAAAGACCGCCGCGACGAGGTGAAAGATATTGGAGATCAATATATTACCTCGCCCATGACTTTTGCTTCGATGCCCATTCGTGCGGTAACCGAACTAAAGCCTGAATGGACTGAAGGGCAAATTATCAGACGCAATGGGGTAAAAACCCTGACGGTGCGTGCCGATGTAGCGTTTGGTACCATTCCCTCTGATGTATTTAAAAAACTAAAACCTCAACTGGAGGCGCTTGCTTTGCCCGAAGGGGTACAAATTGCCCACGGGGGCGAGTATGAAAGTTCTTGGGAAAACTACATCCCGATGGGGCTTTCGATGCTTACCAGTGTGGTGGCTATCTTTTTGATTTTGTTGTTTCAATTCAAACGGGTGAAGCTTGCCACCTTGATTATGTCTACCATGCCCTTAAGTATTTTTGGAGCTACGTTGGGCCTGCAACTCACTGGTTATCCATTTGGGTTTACTGCCTTTATGGGGCTCATTAGTTTGATGGGGATTGTGGTAAGAAACGGGATTATACTGGTAGAATACGCCGAAGAGTTATTTGCCAAGGGTGATTTGACTATCAAAGAAGCAGCACTCTCGGCGGGCAAGCGACGGATGCGCCCCATCTTTTTGACTTCAGCGGCGGCGGCCATTGGGGTAGTGCCTATGATCTTGAGCGGGTCGCCATTGTGGGGACCATTGGGTACGGTGATATGCTTTGGGCTTACCTTCTCTATGATCCTTACCCTATTTGTATTGCCTGTACTGTACTGGTTGTTTTTTTATAAAAGAGTCAATAGTCAAGAGACGGGAGTTGGTAGTTAG